In the genome of Planctomyces sp. SH-PL62, the window GGCCGGAATCGCGACGGCTTCCTGGCCGGCCGTCCTGTGCGGTCTGGCCGAGCGTCTGACCACGATCCCGGCCCGACAGGCGCACGGTCTGAAACGGCTCGCTGCGCTCGCCGGTGTCGATGGGGCGGCGGGACCTGAAGGCGACCCCCCGGCGCGACCGGCCGCCGGATCGACGCCGCTGTTGACGCCGCCCGACTTCGGTGCGCCGCCGACGGAAGACCTCGTCGCGTCTTGTCCGGCCCATGATGAGCGCAGGTTCCTGATCCGGACCGAGGACGGCCGGCAGGTCGTGGCACGACTCCACGGGCATCATGATGGCAAGTCGGTCCTCATGCTCCCCGACGGCTGGCTCGGAATCCCGTCGATGCTCGTCCCGACGGAAGAACCCTTCCGGCCGATGACGGCCGACGAGATGGTCACAGGTCTCCAGGCCGGAGCATTCGCCGACTTCGGGCTGCATCGAACCGAGCACTACCTGATCCTTTACCAGTCGGCCGACGACGGATTCGCGAAGGCCAACGGAGTCCTCCTGGAAGACCTGTACAGGCGGCTGCTCGAGGCCTTCCGCAAGCACGAAGTGACCGTGCACGAGGCCGAGTTCCCGATGGTCGCGGTGATTTTCCGCACCGAGGATGAGTTTCGCGCCTATCGGCCCGTGGCCCCCGACGTCCAGGCTTACTACGAAGTCTCGACGAACCGGATCCTTCTCTACGATCAGCCTTCTCGCGAGCGGATCGAGCCGGAGGTCAACGCCCTGCTCAAGCCCCAGATGGTGGCCCACGAGGGGACCCATCAGATCCTCCAGAATATCGGCGTCCACCCTCGGCTGAGCAACTGGCCCCTCTGGCTGGTGGAGGGACTGGCCGAATATTGCGCCACCCCCGCCTCCTCGCGCAAAGGAGCGCCCGCCTGGGACGGCCTGGGCCGTATCAACAATCTCCATATGGCGACCCTCCGCGAGGTGGAGGATCCGGTTTCGCTATCGATGCGTGGTCAGGACGTGCATACCAAGTCGCTGTTCCGCAAGCCCGGCCAACCGCTGGTCGAGGCGATGATCCGTCGCCACGAGCTGACCCCCACCGAATATGCGCTGGCCTGGGCGATCACCCATTACCTGGCGATGAAGCGCAGCGACGACTTCACGCGATTCCTGCGAGTCATGGCCGCCGTCCCTCCTCTCGAACCCCGATCGGCCGACGATCACGTTCGCGACTTCCGCCAGGCGTTCGGCGACGACCTTGGGAAGCTGGACAAGACGATCCACGCCTACCTGAGCCGACTGACCAAGCAGAAGGGCTACGACCCGATGCCCTACTACGCGGTCCTCTTCGAACAGCCGCTGGCCAATGGGCGGCTTCGACGCGCGGCGATGGTCAGCCAGTCTCCCCAACTGATCAAACAATGGGTCGACGAGATGTCGAATCCCATCGCCGGTCTCGCATCCTGGCAGGCCACGCCTTTCCCGAGCCGTGGCCGAGCGACTCTCGCCATCCAGGATTGGATCCGCTCAGAATAAGCGATGTGCTGCGTCCACTCGGTCCCTACCGGAATCAACGGCGCAGCAAAAAGCCATCCAGCCGAGGCTGAATTCCGGTCTGACCCTCGTCCGGCCCTCCCGCCGAAGGCCTGACCGCGACGGGAGGGATCATCGACTGAGCGACCCGGGTAATCGGAGCGAAGGCCTCGCCAGTTCGGGCGGTGGGAGTTATACTTCAGACGTGGTGAGCGCACCGTGGCATGCCGGGTCGGAACGACCGGATCTCGTCACGGCCGTAAACCCAACGTCGAGCGATCCTTCGGGGACGTAGCTCAATTGGGAGAGCGCCTGGTTTGCAACCAGGAGGTTGAGGGTTCGATCCCCTTCGTCTCCACTTCCCCTCTCCGCTCGACGGGGCATTCAAGGTTCGTCTTTCGACGTGCGAAATCGGGTCGGATCGGCGGCCGTTATGAGTCCGCGATCGACACCGTCCCGACGGGGGTGACCTACCGAGTTTCGGTTGGCGACCCTCTCCGCCGATTGAATCAATGACCGCTTCGCGGCGTCGAGTCGTGGGAGAAGCAAAAGCGAGCGAGCCGCAGGACGCTCGGGCCGGTCCGGCGGCTCGCCGGGTGCGTTACGCCGTGTGGGCCACGTTGAGCCAGGTGTGGACGTGGGGAGCACCGCGGAAGTACCAGGAGAAGGCGGGCCCCTCCAGCTTCCAGATGTCCCAGACGCCGTCGGCGCCGATGTCGTCTTCCTGGAAGAAGGTGAGGCGGAGCTTGTCGACGCCTCCGCTTGCTTCGAGGCAGCGACGAACTTCGGCGGCGTCGCACTCGCGGAAATTCACGAGCATCGTCTCGATGAGCTTACGAGTCATGTCCTTCTGCTGCCCGTCGAGCGTGCCGATCAGGAGGCCGGACTGGTCGAGGCCTTCGCCCTTGAGTCGGACCGTCTCGTAGTCGTCGTCCTCAGCGACTTCCTGAAGCGCCTGCTTGCGCTGCTTGTCGTCGAGGGTGGAGAAGACCTTGTTGGCCTGCTCAGCCTGGGGCCACCAGACGTTCCCCGTGTGCTTCGCGTCTTCGAAGTCGGTGCCGGCGGCATGTCCGTAGAAGATCGGACCGCCGAAGGCCGAGCCGATGACGCTGTCGCCGTCGACGCGCAGGGTGTCGTGGCGACCGGTCAGCACCCATTCGAAGGGCCTCGCGTCCTCCGGTTGGCCGAAGACCGCGACGTGGTAGGCGTCGAAGCCTCCCGCGTCGTCCTTCATCTGCCTCATGAAGCGCTCGTAGCCCTCCTCGCTCGTCAGGTTCTTCATGATCTCCCGGCAGAGGGCCTGTTGCTCCTTGTCGAGATCGCGGATCGTCGGCTTGACGATACTCCAGTTGTTCTTCACCACCGTGCGAAGCGAGTGGTCGAAGGGAAAGCAGATCGTCTCGCGCTGCGACTTGGTGAGCGACTTGTAGAACCGTGCGACGGCGGTCTCGGCGAGGTCGGAAGGGCTGGGACGGTCCTTCACCGGGTTGGCGTCCGCCGCCGAGGTCACCGCGGCGAGGTTCGGAACCGAGGCCCCAAGGACCCCCGCCCCTAGAGTCCGGACGAAGTCGCGACGCGTCCAGGCTTCACAGCAACCGGCATGATCCGTCGGGGGAGTGTCGTTCGCCATCGCGAGGACTCCTGGGGGAGAGGCGGAGACGGCATGAGAAGTTTCACAAGTCTCCAACCTAGTGGTGCCTTCCAGTCCGAGTCAACGACGTTCTGGAATGGCAGGCTCTCTTCCGAGGCGACTAGCCTGGGTCACCAATGCATCACGCAGCCCCCGTCCACGTTCACCGTCTGCCCCGTCACCTCGGACGCCCGGTCGGAGGACAGGAAGACGATCATGTCGGCGATGGAATCGGGTGACTGCCAACGGCCAAGCGGCACCACTGAGCGGATCTTCCGATCCGACCACTCCTCGTAGCTCAGGCGATCGTGAGCCGGTGTCTGGTCGTGCCAGGCTTGCCAGACCGAGCGGTTCAACGGCGTCCGGACCATGCCCGGACAGACGGTATTCACGCGGACCCCGTGCGGAGCGAGGTCTTTCGCCAGGCACTGGGCGAAGTTGATATTGGCCGCCTTCGACGCGCTATACGGCGGGTCGGTCTGTGACCCCATCTGCCCGGCGACCGACGCGACGAAGGTCATGGTGCCCGACCTTCGGGCGACCATCAGCGGTGCGACGGCGTGCGCGACATGAACCATCCCCATCACGTTCACCCGAATAACCCCTGCCCAGTCCGCGGGTCGGAGGTTGGTGAAGGGGAAGCCGAACTTCCCTGAGCCGACGGCGGCGGCATGAACGAGGTGGTCGATCGGGCCCAGTTCCCCGATCGTCCGTTCCAGGGCTGCCGCGACCGCCGATTCGTCTGTCAGGTCCGCCAGAACGTCGATCACACGGACGTGAGACTCAGACTCGATGTCGCGTGCGGCGGCCGTCGAGTCGTAAAGGTCCCAGATGGCCACGCGTGATCCCTCGTGAGCGAACGCCCTGGCGGCAGCCAGTCCGATCCCACTCGCTCCACCAGTCACGACGACGACTCGCCCGCCCAATTTCAGGTCCATAAGACTTTCGCCGGAGGATTTCCGATTGATCGTTGCGTGAAGGACACGGCGTCGGCCGGCATCGGGCCGATCCAATCTGGAAATCGTACCGCGGCCACTCCACCTGGACTTGAGGATTCCGCGACTCGACGACGCCTTTTTCCCAGATCCGCTCGGCAGGGTGCGAGGCATCCCTTCTCTCCTCCACCTCGCTGCGACCGATGGATCGGGATCGTGAATCGCATCGCCTGACTCGGCACGGGATGTGATAGTGACTTGCCGAGGCCTGTTACGAACAGATCCGCCCTCGCGTCGATCAACTTCACGCGATCCGTTGGCCCACCAGAATCCCGAGATTCGCCGTGTCCCGAACGACCCGCACCGTCCTGGCGTACGGACTCACCGGATCTGGAGCGAACGATCCCAGCGAGTCGAGTTTGACAGGGCTCGATGGTCGGATTGATCTCGGTCCGACTAACTCTCGAAGGTCTTCCAGGAAGGAATGCGCGAGGTCATGCAAGATCAAACCGTCGCCGCGAAGCCGCCGAGACGTCTGCGACGTCTTTTGATAGGGGTCGCCCTCCTGTCGATTTCGTTTTTCATCGTGCTCGCGTCGACGCCGACCTTGCTCAGCACGTCTCCGGCTCGCGGGATCTTGACACGGCAAATCAACAAGAAGTTGCAGCCTGGGAGAATCACCCTGGGCGGGGCGTCGTTGTCGTGGACTCGCGGGCTCCTTTTCA includes:
- a CDS encoding DUF1570 domain-containing protein; the protein is MMSRGTLDPAPFSQIRLDQESTGNAESSASRGSPRVLDSVFLTSPNSFSPLIRETTAMEPVVTTCDGCGKALRIRRPDLERRRVCPFCATPLFVLAKLDEAVTSTSPAAEPGPTPTSPDTSAPRRRPLVGERGLLELTAVLIFAAPVAVWTIAAWTTAASGASGWAPSAAESVIVGEGRSGRSEPRSASTRTDHVRNMLRSVVGAHDGFPVVPAIRRAAGIATASWPAVLCGLAERLTTIPARQAHGLKRLAALAGVDGAAGPEGDPPARPAAGSTPLLTPPDFGAPPTEDLVASCPAHDERRFLIRTEDGRQVVARLHGHHDGKSVLMLPDGWLGIPSMLVPTEEPFRPMTADEMVTGLQAGAFADFGLHRTEHYLILYQSADDGFAKANGVLLEDLYRRLLEAFRKHEVTVHEAEFPMVAVIFRTEDEFRAYRPVAPDVQAYYEVSTNRILLYDQPSRERIEPEVNALLKPQMVAHEGTHQILQNIGVHPRLSNWPLWLVEGLAEYCATPASSRKGAPAWDGLGRINNLHMATLREVEDPVSLSMRGQDVHTKSLFRKPGQPLVEAMIRRHELTPTEYALAWAITHYLAMKRSDDFTRFLRVMAAVPPLEPRSADDHVRDFRQAFGDDLGKLDKTIHAYLSRLTKQKGYDPMPYYAVLFEQPLANGRLRRAAMVSQSPQLIKQWVDEMSNPIAGLASWQATPFPSRGRATLAIQDWIRSE
- a CDS encoding DUF3500 domain-containing protein — protein: MANDTPPTDHAGCCEAWTRRDFVRTLGAGVLGASVPNLAAVTSAADANPVKDRPSPSDLAETAVARFYKSLTKSQRETICFPFDHSLRTVVKNNWSIVKPTIRDLDKEQQALCREIMKNLTSEEGYERFMRQMKDDAGGFDAYHVAVFGQPEDARPFEWVLTGRHDTLRVDGDSVIGSAFGGPIFYGHAAGTDFEDAKHTGNVWWPQAEQANKVFSTLDDKQRKQALQEVAEDDDYETVRLKGEGLDQSGLLIGTLDGQQKDMTRKLIETMLVNFRECDAAEVRRCLEASGGVDKLRLTFFQEDDIGADGVWDIWKLEGPAFSWYFRGAPHVHTWLNVAHTA
- a CDS encoding SDR family NAD(P)-dependent oxidoreductase, producing MDLKLGGRVVVVTGGASGIGLAAARAFAHEGSRVAIWDLYDSTAAARDIESESHVRVIDVLADLTDESAVAAALERTIGELGPIDHLVHAAAVGSGKFGFPFTNLRPADWAGVIRVNVMGMVHVAHAVAPLMVARRSGTMTFVASVAGQMGSQTDPPYSASKAANINFAQCLAKDLAPHGVRVNTVCPGMVRTPLNRSVWQAWHDQTPAHDRLSYEEWSDRKIRSVVPLGRWQSPDSIADMIVFLSSDRASEVTGQTVNVDGGCVMHW